The proteins below are encoded in one region of Candidatus Omnitrophota bacterium:
- a CDS encoding cation:proton antiporter yields the protein MKISKSMRWVMGLVSILAVAGAIIFMPVPSMLEWQSNFLARSFLCLIFSAFLCLYRLLRGPSAPDRAVAIDMLGILIVGFCAVLSIPTGRDWYIDVGIAWALQSFIGIMALAKYLEGKDLDE from the coding sequence GTGAAGATAAGTAAGTCTATGCGTTGGGTGATGGGGCTCGTCTCGATACTTGCGGTTGCGGGGGCCATAATATTCATGCCGGTCCCTTCCATGCTCGAGTGGCAATCGAATTTCCTGGCGCGCAGTTTTCTGTGCCTGATCTTTTCCGCTTTCCTTTGTCTCTATCGCCTTTTGAGGGGGCCGAGCGCTCCGGACAGGGCGGTGGCGATAGACATGCTCGGCATACTGATAGTCGGTTTTTGCGCGGTCTTAAGCATACCGACGGGGCGGGACTGGTATATAGATGTAGGCATAGCATGGGCGCTGCAGAGCTTCATCGGCATTATGGCCCTCGCGAAATACCTGGAAGGAAAAGACCTCGATGAATGA
- the mnhG gene encoding monovalent cation/H(+) antiporter subunit G, producing MNETIGSALVIIGILFDFFGCLGLIRFPDVYTRLQASAKCITMGTCGILLGLLVFKGFTATGLKALLCLVFIILTAPVSAHALARGAYRSGVKPWEGTVIDEYRDDCER from the coding sequence ATGAATGAAACTATAGGCAGCGCATTGGTAATCATAGGGATCCTGTTCGACTTCTTCGGATGTCTGGGACTCATCCGTTTTCCCGATGTCTATACCCGTCTTCAAGCCTCGGCCAAGTGTATTACGATGGGGACATGCGGGATACTCCTGGGCCTGCTCGTTTTTAAAGGATTTACGGCTACCGGATTAAAAGCGCTTCTTTGTCTCGTGTTTATAATACTGACTGCGCCGGTGTCGGCGCATGCCTTGGCGAGAGGGGCATACCGCTCGGGTGTTAAACCATGGGAGGGAACAGTTATCGATGAGTACAGAGACGATTGCGAAAGGTGA
- a CDS encoding PhoU domain-containing protein, with product MSTETIAKGESLIMDIKVIRDMAVSMADKVYDMLELTQKGFMEHKTEFLASAMKIENELNAMEKLLTRSILELSGESRKNEKDLVALEQMVEMFERMGDEAANLVERIEIKIHEKLLFSEAGVEQFNETYNAMKQSVNIMRDFLKAKNSILKRRVIDNGFHVKELVERYRKEHANRLVRGMCTQMGANMYFDMLDFTGNLARHASNIVKLF from the coding sequence ATGAGTACAGAGACGATTGCGAAAGGTGAGAGTCTGATCATGGATATAAAAGTGATCCGGGATATGGCAGTATCGATGGCTGATAAAGTGTACGACATGCTCGAATTGACGCAGAAGGGCTTCATGGAGCACAAGACCGAATTCCTTGCGAGCGCCATGAAGATAGAAAATGAGCTTAACGCCATGGAGAAGCTCCTCACCAGGAGCATCCTGGAGTTGTCCGGGGAGTCCCGTAAGAATGAAAAGGACCTCGTTGCCCTGGAGCAGATGGTTGAGATGTTCGAGAGGATGGGGGATGAGGCGGCGAACCTGGTAGAAAGGATCGAAATAAAGATACACGAGAAGCTCCTTTTCAGCGAGGCCGGCGTCGAGCAATTCAACGAGACGTATAACGCGATGAAACAGTCTGTAAATATAATGAGGGATTTTTTAAAAGCGAAGAATTCTATATTGAAGAGAAGGGTTATAGATAACGGTTTTCATGTCAAGGAGCTGGTAGAGCGTTACCGCAAAGAGCACGCCAACAGGCTCGTCAGGGGCATGTGCACGCAGATGGGGGCCAATATGTATTTCGATATGCTCGACTTTACCGGGAACCTGGCGAGACACGCGTCGAATATAGTGAAGCTATTCTAA
- a CDS encoding 4Fe-4S dicluster domain-containing protein: MRYPKLRELIEAITALVKGPYTTKYPYKPHEPAKRFRGKPEYSNEGCIACTACSLVCPARAIEFRDTLSGKTPTRRMILHLDECHYCGQCSALCTTRDDTPPGIKHTTQFDLAGFDRASMVSTTEEKELVMCEVCGDVVTAKAHLEWIAKKLGPLAFSNPTLFITTLKNMGFADNVLQAARDYALRPDRIKVLCAKCRRKATLEKL; the protein is encoded by the coding sequence ATGCGATATCCTAAACTCAGGGAATTAATAGAGGCGATAACGGCGCTCGTCAAAGGCCCTTACACGACGAAATATCCGTACAAGCCGCATGAGCCCGCGAAACGGTTCCGCGGCAAGCCGGAATATTCGAACGAGGGGTGTATTGCCTGCACCGCCTGCTCGCTCGTCTGCCCGGCCAGGGCCATAGAGTTCAGGGATACGCTGTCCGGCAAGACGCCTACGAGGAGGATGATCCTGCATCTGGATGAGTGCCATTACTGCGGACAGTGCAGCGCGCTTTGCACCACAAGGGACGATACGCCTCCCGGGATAAAGCACACCACGCAGTTCGACCTTGCCGGATTTGACAGGGCGAGCATGGTATCCACTACCGAGGAGAAGGAACTTGTAATGTGCGAGGTCTGCGGCGATGTCGTTACGGCTAAAGCGCATCTTGAGTGGATAGCGAAAAAGCTGGGACCGCTTGCCTTTTCTAATCCCACCTTATTTATAACGACCCTGAAGAATATGGGTTTTGCCGATAACGTCCTGCAGGCGGCGCGCGATTACGCCCTGAGGCCCGACAGGATAAAGGTTCTCTGCGCAAAATGCAGAAGAAAAGCGACTCTTGAAAAATTATGA
- a CDS encoding hydrogenase maturation protease: MNDGLRTELKARIKGSVAIVAIGNILRGDDGLGGKIIELLRSRNVKAALFDCGTAPENYIFPILSTSCDTIILIDAADLGIRPGEARVVGLESISGVSFSTHNPSPRLFTDLLKTGRDDLNIFVVCVQPKSTVLGQGLSKEVLEGIGILADAFLDVLK; this comes from the coding sequence GTGAACGACGGATTGAGAACAGAACTTAAGGCAAGGATCAAAGGCAGTGTCGCGATAGTAGCTATCGGTAATATCTTAAGAGGCGACGACGGGCTCGGCGGAAAGATCATAGAACTTTTGAGGTCAAGGAACGTAAAAGCGGCGCTGTTCGATTGCGGGACGGCGCCGGAGAATTATATATTCCCGATACTCTCGACTTCCTGCGATACAATTATATTGATCGACGCCGCGGACCTCGGCATCAGGCCGGGAGAGGCCAGGGTCGTAGGGTTAGAATCCATATCAGGCGTAAGCTTTTCCACGCATAACCCTTCTCCGCGGTTATTCACAGACCTCCTTAAGACAGGCAGGGATGATCTTAATATTTTCGTTGTCTGCGTCCAACCCAAGAGCACGGTCCTCGGGCAGGGCTTAAGCAAAGAGGTGCTGGAAGGTATCGGCATCCTGGCCGATGCTTTTTTGGATGTGCTGAAATGA
- the pabB gene encoding aminodeoxychorismate synthase component I: MSKIDVLIEELVYPPGAPDALKTLRSLPYCFFLDSASSPRTLGRYSFLGCDPFLIFRSKRDLIELEWSGGKTETLRSNPFDVLRRLLKKYTVVGSDDRVPFVSGAVGYFAYDLKDFVEKLPDSACDDLDLPDCILGFYDTIVAYDNLTGRTYIVSSGLPELGPAANDRRKKSRLGFFKERISGSYCRKTEFAADTEPILESNFSKASYIKAVEKAKRYIKKGDIYQVNLSQRFHAHAGIDPLCLYSRLRQVSPAPFSSFLGFREVSIAGSSPERFLLKRGRYIETRPIKGTRPRGSDTIEDSLLAQELARSRKDRAEHIMIVDLERNDLGRICVYGSVRPADSFVLEKYSNVFHLVSTVTGVLNNGVDAVDCLLATFPGGSITGAPKIRSMEIIEELEPVKRSVYTGAIGYISFDGNMDTSIVIRTFLIKGDDVYFQVGGGIVADSDPEKEYEETLDKAKGLMQALGVTNVPAAEPLSAMQEQI, from the coding sequence ATGAGCAAAATAGATGTTTTGATCGAAGAATTGGTATATCCGCCGGGAGCGCCCGACGCCTTGAAGACCCTCCGAAGCCTTCCTTATTGTTTTTTCCTCGATAGCGCGTCAAGCCCCCGGACGCTCGGCAGGTATTCCTTTTTAGGCTGCGATCCTTTTCTCATATTCAGGAGCAAAAGAGATCTCATAGAACTGGAATGGTCCGGCGGAAAGACCGAGACGCTAAGGTCAAACCCGTTCGATGTATTACGCCGCCTGTTAAAAAAATATACCGTTGTCGGATCCGATGATAGGGTGCCGTTCGTTTCCGGCGCAGTCGGGTATTTCGCCTATGACCTTAAAGATTTTGTCGAAAAGCTGCCTGACAGCGCATGCGATGACCTGGACCTTCCGGATTGCATATTAGGTTTTTACGACACTATCGTAGCTTATGACAACCTGACCGGCAGGACGTACATAGTGAGTTCTGGGCTTCCTGAACTGGGCCCTGCCGCGAACGACCGCCGCAAAAAGTCCCGCCTAGGCTTCTTCAAAGAAAGAATATCGGGCAGTTATTGCAGAAAGACAGAATTCGCGGCGGATACCGAGCCTATCTTAGAGTCGAATTTTTCGAAGGCCTCCTATATCAAAGCTGTAGAGAAGGCTAAGCGCTATATAAAGAAGGGCGATATATACCAGGTAAACCTTTCGCAGCGGTTTCACGCGCATGCCGGTATTGACCCGCTGTGCCTTTACTCGCGCTTAAGGCAGGTAAGCCCGGCCCCTTTTTCGTCGTTTCTGGGATTTCGCGAAGTATCGATTGCCGGTTCCTCGCCCGAGAGATTTTTGCTGAAACGGGGGAGATACATCGAGACGAGGCCCATTAAAGGGACGAGGCCGCGGGGAAGCGATACCATAGAAGATTCTCTCCTGGCGCAGGAGCTGGCGCGGAGCCGCAAAGACCGCGCTGAACATATTATGATAGTGGACCTTGAGCGGAACGATCTGGGCAGGATATGCGTTTACGGTTCTGTGCGGCCCGCTGATTCCTTTGTCCTGGAGAAATATTCGAATGTATTCCATCTGGTGTCGACAGTAACGGGCGTTCTGAATAACGGCGTAGACGCCGTAGATTGTCTGCTGGCGACGTTCCCGGGCGGCTCGATCACAGGCGCCCCCAAGATACGCTCGATGGAGATAATCGAGGAACTTGAGCCGGTCAAGAGGTCTGTATATACCGGCGCCATAGGATATATATCGTTCGACGGGAATATGGACACATCTATAGTCATAAGGACTTTTCTAATAAAAGGCGATGACGTTTATTTCCAGGTAGGGGGAGGCATAGTGGCCGATTCCGACCCGGAAAAAGAATATGAGGAGACACTTGATAAGGCGAAGGGGCTGATGCAGGCGCTCGGTGTGACTAATGTTCCGGCGGCAGAACCTTTGTCCGCCATGCAGGAGCAGATATGA
- the ilvE gene encoding branched-chain-amino-acid transaminase, translated as MKIWMNGKFVGGERAKISVFDRGFLYGDGVFETMRSYAGKVFCLDEHVRRLSSSMKAVRIRPPYSEKRLKDIVRKCLEVNKLKSAYIRLAITRGEGRFGIYYTDAFTPNVVIVAKEFGPYPGWMHSQGISACVVGVRQNEYSPVSYVKSMNFLNYILARFDAKDKGCDEAILTNTRGLIAEAATSNIFLVKSGTIIAPSLDTGIVPGITRDVVIRIARKMRITVKEKKVTRSEMLGADEAFLTNSLVEILPVTKIDGRRIGEGIPGEFTKLLHISYQKEVIRQTLS; from the coding sequence ATGAAGATATGGATGAACGGGAAGTTTGTTGGCGGGGAACGGGCGAAGATCTCCGTATTCGACAGGGGATTCCTTTACGGCGACGGTGTGTTTGAGACAATGAGAAGTTACGCCGGAAAGGTATTTTGTCTCGACGAGCACGTCAGAAGGCTCTCATCCTCGATGAAGGCCGTGAGGATACGTCCGCCATATTCCGAGAAACGACTGAAAGATATAGTGCGGAAGTGTCTTGAAGTAAACAAACTGAAGAGCGCATATATACGGCTTGCCATTACGAGGGGAGAGGGGAGGTTCGGGATATATTACACCGACGCATTCACACCCAATGTCGTGATAGTGGCGAAGGAGTTCGGGCCTTACCCGGGCTGGATGCACAGCCAGGGCATAAGTGCCTGCGTAGTCGGCGTCAGGCAGAATGAATATTCTCCGGTATCATATGTGAAGTCGATGAATTTCCTGAATTATATCCTCGCCAGATTTGACGCCAAAGATAAAGGATGCGATGAGGCGATACTCACGAATACAAGAGGCCTCATAGCCGAGGCGGCTACCAGCAATATATTCCTGGTTAAGAGCGGAACGATTATCGCTCCGTCGCTGGATACTGGAATAGTGCCCGGTATCACAAGAGACGTCGTTATCAGAATAGCCCGTAAGATGCGGATTACCGTTAAAGAAAAGAAGGTCACGCGCAGCGAAATGCTGGGCGCCGACGAGGCCTTCCTTACAAACTCTCTCGTCGAGATCCTGCCGGTGACGAAGATAGACGGCCGCAGGATAGGGGAGGGCATCCCCGGTGAGTTCACAAAGCTACTCCATATCTCATACCAGAAAGAAGTCATCCGTCAGACGCTGAGCTAA
- a CDS encoding TonB-dependent receptor: protein MRKIAGIAALIILFYPSVSHSEDAHKLEKIVVTPSRLTTYLSESSRSVTILDEETFSYSDYNAIPDIIGNVGGIDMRRRGPNGVQADINIRGATFEQNTVLIDGVNINDPQTGHYSMDLPVTMMDVDRIEILKGPASNLYGANSFGGVINIVTKKPEGKQVLINAGGGSYDYVDGGFSVSYPIGPVNNRFSFEESRSSGYMPETEFNILSLMDTARVNTPAGDYDFVFGYTKKDFGAGSFYSNLYPNEEEHTDTRFFKLGGSADSGALKIRPKLFLRRHWDKFALDRNRPGWQTNYHTTYSYGGELGFIMTDPFMDASYGFELSRDTIDSTSLQTHSRTKDGIYLELSPHLAEGLYINGGARIDRFSGFGWECSPSVSVSYTILKDVTLRGLVGRSYRIPTFTDLYYNDSANIGNPDLRPESSWTYEAGADYRKGPVYCSATFFHRNSYDTIDWTRMNSGLPWRASNIGSVDTNGFEMALDISPKKISASIPVEKVFFSYTAVDSYRKHDYLSKYALDYLKQQISAGAELKASGFSNYWVLNYKKRIGDSGSVIVDTKVSKEVIKKGALKFEAFIEISNIFDTAYSEQSGIPMPGRWIKSGAHLEF from the coding sequence ATGCGAAAGATCGCCGGCATTGCCGCGCTCATTATTCTGTTTTACCCATCTGTCTCACATTCTGAAGACGCCCATAAGCTGGAGAAGATCGTGGTGACGCCATCCCGCCTTACTACGTACCTGTCAGAAAGCTCGCGCTCCGTAACGATACTTGATGAGGAAACGTTCAGTTACTCCGATTATAACGCTATCCCGGATATAATCGGGAATGTCGGAGGTATTGACATGCGGCGGAGAGGGCCCAATGGCGTCCAGGCTGATATAAATATCCGGGGGGCGACGTTCGAGCAGAATACGGTGCTGATAGACGGCGTCAACATTAATGACCCGCAGACAGGCCATTACAGCATGGACCTTCCTGTCACGATGATGGATGTCGACCGCATAGAGATATTGAAAGGGCCTGCGTCGAACCTTTACGGCGCGAACTCTTTCGGAGGCGTAATAAACATAGTAACGAAAAAGCCCGAAGGCAAGCAGGTCCTGATCAACGCCGGGGGAGGTTCATACGACTATGTCGACGGCGGTTTCTCGGTTTCGTACCCGATAGGGCCTGTAAATAACCGTTTTTCGTTCGAGGAGAGCAGGTCAAGCGGTTACATGCCCGAAACGGAATTCAATATCCTTTCCCTTATGGATACGGCAAGAGTGAATACGCCCGCAGGGGATTATGACTTCGTCTTCGGTTACACAAAAAAGGATTTCGGCGCCGGCAGTTTCTATTCCAATCTCTACCCGAACGAGGAAGAGCATACCGATACAAGATTCTTTAAGCTGGGCGGCAGCGCGGATAGCGGCGCGCTGAAAATAAGGCCGAAATTGTTCCTGAGGCGCCATTGGGATAAATTCGCCCTCGACAGGAACAGGCCGGGCTGGCAGACGAACTACCATACGACATACAGCTATGGGGGAGAGTTAGGCTTCATTATGACAGACCCGTTCATGGATGCCTCATACGGCTTCGAGCTGTCCAGGGATACGATAGATTCGACCAGCCTGCAGACGCATTCCAGGACGAAGGACGGGATATACCTAGAATTGTCGCCGCATCTCGCCGAAGGCCTGTATATAAACGGAGGAGCGCGCATAGACCGGTTTTCGGGATTCGGATGGGAGTGTTCTCCTTCGGTCAGCGTAAGTTACACCATATTAAAAGACGTGACCTTACGGGGCCTTGTCGGCAGGTCCTACAGGATACCGACATTTACGGATCTGTATTATAACGATAGCGCCAATATAGGGAATCCGGACCTTCGGCCGGAAAGCTCCTGGACATACGAAGCGGGCGCCGATTACCGGAAAGGCCCGGTATACTGTTCGGCCACTTTTTTCCACAGGAACTCTTATGACACGATAGACTGGACCAGGATGAATTCAGGGCTGCCGTGGCGCGCCTCGAATATAGGCTCCGTAGATACGAACGGATTTGAAATGGCCCTGGATATTTCGCCCAAGAAGATATCGGCGTCGATCCCGGTAGAAAAGGTATTTTTTAGTTACACCGCCGTCGATTCATACAGGAAGCACGACTATCTGTCAAAGTACGCCCTCGACTACCTTAAACAGCAGATCTCGGCGGGAGCCGAATTAAAGGCGTCCGGATTTTCAAATTACTGGGTGCTGAACTATAAAAAGAGGATAGG